The Fragaria vesca subsp. vesca linkage group LG2, FraVesHawaii_1.0, whole genome shotgun sequence genome includes a window with the following:
- the LOC101313088 gene encoding indole-3-acetic acid-induced protein ARG7-like: protein MAIRKPNRLTQAAMLKQILKRCSSLGKKQQHYDEQGLPLDVPKGHFVVYVGENRSRYIVPISFLTRPEFQSLLHQAEEEFGFDHDMGLTIPCEEEAFQSLTSMLSS, encoded by the coding sequence ATGGCGATCAGAAAACCCAACAGGCTTACTCAAGCGGCGATGCTGAAGCAGATTCTGAAGAGGTGCTCCAGCTTGGGGAAGAAGCAGCAACACTATGATGAACAGGGCTTACCTTTGGACGTGCCAAAGGGACACTTTGTGGTTTATGTTGGGGAAAACAGAAGCAGGTACATAGTACCCATCTCTTTCCTGACCCGACCCGAGTTCCAGAGCCTGCTTCACCAAGCTGAGGAGGAGTTCGGGTTCGATCACGACATGGGTCTCACCATTCCTTGTGAAGAAGAAGCTTTCCAGTCACTAACATCCATGCTGAGCTCTTAG
- the LOC101312798 gene encoding ATP sulfurylase 2-like, with protein MSLTLKLHVTTTTSHLSLNTTSFQRPITTLRTTKPIYHSNPLSSLVYRHKPTTTMPHGSGSGSASLTIKSSLIDPDGGTIVDLVVPESERRSKAAEAEALPKVKLTRIDVEWVHVISEGWASPLRGFMREEEYLQSLHFNSLRVKDGSVVNMSLPIVLAIDDETKERIGKETNVGLVGPNGDLIGMLRSIEIYKHNKEERIARTWGTTAPGLPYVEKAITPAGNWLIGGDLEVLDRIKYNDGLDNYRLSPKQLRNEFDRRQADAVFAFQLRNPVHNGHALLMNDTRRRLLEMGYKNPILLLHPLGGFTKKDDVPLDVRMEQHSKVLEDGVLDPETTIVGIFPSPMHYAGPTEVQWHAKARINAGANFYIVGRDPAGMGHPTEKRDLYDPDHGKKVLSMAPGLEKLNILPFRVAAYDTVEKKMAFFDPSRAKDFLFISGTKMRNYAKTGENPPDGFMCPGGWQVLVNYYESLQTEESSLQQAVKC; from the exons ATGTCTCTGACTCTTAAGCTTCACGTCACCACCACCACATCCCACCTCAGCCTCAACACCACCTCATTTCAACGACCCATCACCACGTTAAGAACCACCAAACCCATCTACCACTCCAACCCTTTATCGAGTCTCGTGTACAGACACAAACCCACAACCACAATGCCTCATGGTTCTGGTTCTGGTTCTGCTTCATTAACCATCAAGAGCTCACTGATCGACCCCGACGGTGGGACCATCGTCGACCTGGTAGTCCCGGAAAGCGAGAGGAGGAGCAAGGCAGCAGAGGCGGAGGCGCTGCCGAAGGTGAAGCTGACGCGGATTGATGTGGAGTGGGTGCATGTGATCAGCGAGGGATGGGCGAGCCCTTTGAGAGGGTTCATGAGGGAGGAGGAGTACTTGCAGAGCTTGCATTTCAATTCGTTGAGAGTGAAAGACGGGTCTGTTGTTAACATGTCGCTTCCGATAGTGTTGGCTATTGATGATGAGACTAAGGAGAGGATCGGGAAGGAGACGAATGTGGGGTTGGTTGGACCTAACGGAGATTTGATTGGGATGTTAAGGAG CATTGAGATATACAAGCATAACAAAGAAGAAAGGATTGCTAGGACTTGGGGGACAACTGCTCCAGGATTGCCGTATGTTGAGAAGGCAATCACTCCAGCTGGGAACTGGCTTATTGGTGGAGATTTGGAAGTACTAGATCGTATCAAATACAATGATGGGCTCGATAACTATAGACTCTCTCCTAAACAACTCCGAAATGAATTTGATAGGCGCCAGGCTGATGCAGTTTTTGCGTTTCAGTTGAGAAATCCTGTACATAATGGGCATGCTCTATTGATGAATGATACACGCCGACGACTATTGGAAATGGGTTACAAGAATCCAATTCTATTGCTTCATCCTTTAGGAGGTTTCACAAAGAAGGATGATGTGCCCTTGGATGTTCGAATGGAGCAACATAGCAAG GTACTAGAGGATGGAGTTCTCGACCCCGAAACTACCATTGTGGGCATATTCCCATCACCTATGCACTATGCAGGTCCAACTGAGGTACAATGGCATGCAAAAGCACGCATAAATGCAGGTGCAAATTTTTACATTGTGGGGCGTGATCCTGCTGGTATGGGACACCCAACAGAGAAGAGGGACTTGTATGACCCTGATCATGGGAAAAAGGTTTTGAGCATGGCACCTGGCCTTGAAAAGCTCAATATTTTGCCATTCAGG GTGGCTGCTTATGACACTGTGGAAAAGAAGATGGCATTTTTTGATCCTTCACGTGCAAAAGACTTCCTCTTCATCTCTGGAACCAAG ATGCGGAATTATGCGAAGACTGGCGAAAACCCTCCTGATGGTTTTATGTGTCCCGGAGGATGGCAGGTTCTAGTGAACTACTATGAGAGCTTGCAAACGGAAGAGTCATCACTGCAACAAGCTGTAAAATGTTAG